From Phragmites australis chromosome 5, lpPhrAust1.1, whole genome shotgun sequence, a single genomic window includes:
- the LOC133918757 gene encoding plastid division protein PDV1-like: MSPAAAVPQTTKALVSVVPPIITYSHSLHPPFLHFPFPPSAPSPLHPIRTQTTLGPRAPTAMRWDAAEAVLERIWDLHDRLSDAILAASRAHLLLPPPPPPPAPPSAPSARAHRGGRNGCVFVKCGGGGGERGAALAAAAEAVAEARSLYAIRSALEELEDHLEFLHTLQSQQQAERDAAIARLEQSRLVLAMRLAEHQGKKYGVIDEAVAFVAEVSDKSRFVSPEDVRATHSQSGDNAHDNRVNGSRIMANVLSCSLSLAKNSFRLDKIGGALGNAAVFAVSMLAFLQLHQIASGSKAPAMEYRKRIEYNFQSGSSQQNGKGKHLEVNLARG; the protein is encoded by the exons ATGTCCCCTGCGGCTGCGGTGCCGCAAACAACAAAAGCTCTCGTCTCTGTCGTGCCGCCCATCATCACATATTCCCATTCCCTCCACCCCCCCTTCCTCCATTTCCCTTTCCCTCCCTCTGCTCCGTCCCCTCTCCACCCAATCCGCACCCAGACGACCCTAGGACCACGCGCGCCGACGGCGATGCGGTGGGACGCGGCGGAGGCAGTCCTCGAGCGGATCTGGGACCTCCACGACCGCCTCAGCGATGCCATCCTCGCCGCCTCCCGcgcgcacctcctcctcccccctccccctccccctcccgcgCCGCCATCCGCACCCTCCGCCCGGGCCCACCGCGGCGGCAGGAACGGGTGCGTCTTCGTcaagtgcggcggcggcgggggagagcGGGGCGCGGCGCTGGCCGCGGCCGCGGAGGCGGTGGCCGAGGCCAGGAGCCTGTACGCCATCCGCTCGGCCCTCGAGGAGCTCGAGGACCACCTCGAGTTCTTGCAC ACTCTTCAATCACAACAGCAGGCTGAGCGGGATGCTGCAATTGCTAGACTGGAGCAAAGCCGTCTAGTCCTTGCTATGAGATTGGCTGAACATCAGGGGAAAAAGTATGGAGTCATTGATGAGGCCGTGGCATTTGTGGCTGAAGTGAGTGACAAGAGTCGATTTGTCTCACCGGAAGATGTTCGCGCAACACATAGCCAGTCAGGGGATAATGCGCATGACAACAGGGTTAATGGTTCAAGGATCATGGCAAACGTGTTATCTTGCAGTTTGTCTTTAGCAAAGAATTCATTTCGACTTGACAAGATAGGTGGTGCTTTGGGTAACGCTGCAGTATTTGCAGTAAGTATGCTTGCTTTCTTGCAGCTGCATCAAATTGCATCTGGAAGTAAAGCTCCAGCCATGGAATACAGGAAGAGAATTGAGTACAATTTTCAATCTGGGAGCTCACAACAGAATGGCAAAGGAAAACATCTTGAGGTGAACCTAGCCAGAGGCTGA